CGGCGCCCGCTGTGCGGGCTGAGCCTGGACGCGGCGGGCAGCCCCGCCAGCCCGGCCAGGCGGCGCAGGATGTTGGTGACGTCCCGCTGGGTGAGGCGTTTGCCGCCGGGCTTGGACCGGTCGTGGGGGTGCGGGGTGGTCACCAGCAGCGGCCCGGGCGGGCAGGCGCCGCCCGGATGGCGGGCGCCGCGCACGGCGAGGTAGGCGTCCAGGACGCGGCACAGCTCCCCGTCCAGGCGGACGTAGTCGCGGCCGTCCGGCCCCTTGCCCTTGGCGGCGTACCGCAGCACCCGGTACCCGGCCTCGGTGTCCAGGTCCGCCAGGTCCGCGCCGGTGATCGCCGACACGCGCAGCGCGGTGCAGAACAGCAGGGCGATCACCGCCGCGTCGCGCCAGGCCGCCTCGGTGCCCAGTTCGGCGGCGCGTCCCTCGGCGGTGTCGAGCAGCCGCGCGGTCTCGGCCGCGCCCAGGGTGGGGGCCTTGCGCGCGGACGCGGCGATCTGCGCGCTGCTCGGCCGCTTGACCAGCAGCGTCGGGTTGCGGTCGGCGACGTCGTTGGACTGCAGGTAGGTGTACCAGGACGACACCGCCGCCAGCCGCCGCGCCCGGGTCGCGGCGCTCGGCGGGCGTGAGCGCCCCCGCACGCTGACGGTCATCGACGCCGACCAGTCGTCGACGTCGGCGCGCCGCGCCGCCCGCGGGTCCAGCCCGGTGCGGGCGCAGTAGTCCAGCCACGCCGCCAGGTCGCGGTAGTAGCCGCGGCGGGTGGCGTCGCTGCGCTGGCTGCGCAGCCACGCCGCGGTCAGCGCCCGCAGCCCGTACCGGTCGCCCGGGTCGTCCGGCGGCAGCGCCGGCAGCAGCGCCACGGCCTGCTCGATCGGATCCGTGGCCGGGTCCCTTACCGGACGCGCGGCCGGTGGCCTCATCCGCGCAGGCGGCACCGTCACCGCCCCCGTCACCGCCCCCGTCACGGCCTCGGCGTTGTCCTGCGCCGGGTCCTCCGTCGTCGGCCGCTGTTCCGTGGTCACGTGCCGTCGCCTCCCGAGTGCGCGTACGCCGTCATGCCGAAAACCGGACCCACGACCAGGCCGGACGGCGCTGCGACCGTGGCACGCCCCGCCATCTCACCGCCCGCGACACCACCCGCGGCCGCCCCGCAACCCGAAGGCGTCCCACCGGAGGGACCGGTGATCGGCCGTGCCGCGTCCGCGGCGGAGACGCGGGCGGCCCGCACCGCCCGCACCGGCCGCGGCGCCGCAGGGAGCGGGTACGGGCAGTGTCCGCGTCGGGGTGGTCGCGTCCGGTGCCCGCCTCGGCCGGGTGGTGCGCGGGTCGCAGTCCGCGAGCCCGCCCGTGAGGCCGCCCGTGGTGCGCATCGCGGACCGGGCGCCGGTGTTGATCATGCTCACCAGGATAACTGGCATTATCCCGGAGCCTCAGCTCATCAGAATTACGCGTTTCGCGTGTCGCGATATGGATTAAGCGTGCAGCGAAGCGAAATGAGGGCTAGGGTGCCGCGTGTGAGCAGCGACGTGACCACCGGAGGAAACGGCAGCGGCGAGGCCGGGGAGGCCGCGCCGGACGCCGGAGCCCGTCCCGCGGGCGCGGCGGCGCCGACCGGCGAAACGACCGCGCCCGCCGCCACGGCGCCGGACACCGGCACCGGGCCCGGCGGTGAAGACAGGCCCGGCGGAGAGAACGGGGACGGCGCGGCGGCGCGGGAGCGGACGGGGGTGTGCGCGCTCGCCGGATGCACCGAGCCGCTTCCCCCGCACGGCCGCGGCAGGCCGCCCAAGTACTGCAGCAAGGCCCACGCCGACCAGGCGAGCCGGGACCGCCGCGCCGCCGACGCCGCCGCGGTCGACGAGCCGCTCCGGCAGGCCGAGGCCCTCGCCCAGCGGGTGCCAGCGGCGATCAGCGCGCTGCAGGAGCAGCTGACCGCGCTCCAGGACTTCCTGTCCAAGGCGCAGGACGGCGCCCTGGCCCGGGTGCGGCGGGCCGAGGCCGAGGCGACCGCGGCCAGGCAGGCCGAGGCCGACGCCGAGACCCGCGCGCTGGCCGCCGAACAGGCGCGCGAGGAGGCGGTCTCGGCCGCCGAGGCCGCCCGCGAGGCCCAGCGCGCCGCCGAGCGGGCCGCGGCCCGCGACCGCGCCGAACTGGAACAGGTCCGCGCCGACACCGACGAGGCGATCAGCGCGCATCGCAGCGCCCGCGACGCCGCGATCGACGCCCGGGCCGCCGCCGAGGCCGCCCGTGACGCCAAGGCCGCCGAGCTGCGCGCGGCCCGCGACGACTTCGACAGGGAACGCGCCCGGTTCGAGGCCGCCGCCCGCGCCCAGGCGGAGCAGATCGCGGCGCTCCAGGCCGAACTGGCCCACAACGCCCAGGCGTTGGCCGCCGCCCGGGAGGCGCTGGCCGCCGCGCAGGGCGAGACCCGCGCCGAGAAGGCCAGAGCGCAGGCCGCCAAGCAGGCGCGGGACGAGGCGATCCGCTACGGGCGCGAGGCCGCCGCCCGCGCCGACGCCCTGGAGGTCCGGCAGCGGGAACTGCGGGACGCCGCCGAACGCGCCGCCGCGCAGGCGGCCGAAGCGCAGACCGCGCTCGCCGCCCGCCAGGCCCTGTGCGACCGGCTCGAAGCCGATCTGGCGGCCGCCCGCGCCGACGCCGCGCAGCAGCGCGAACGCGCCGCCCGCGCCGAGGCCGCCGCGGAGGGGAACCGGAAACCCGCCGCCGACGAAGGGGACGGTCACACCGGCGGCGATCCCGATGCCGCCTCGGCGGATCCCGCGTCAGGCTGAGCGGACCCGCTCCGACGCAGCGCACGTGGTCGCGCGTCGCCGGTTGTGTGTCCTCGCCGGGGGGGGCGGGTGTCCGGCCGTGATCAAATCGGTCAAGGCGGTGCGGTCCAGCGGTGCGTTGGAAGCTCGAGACGGTGCCCGCCTCACGCGGCCGGTGGCTCTCCTCCAGCCCCGCCGCGCTTCCCCACCGGCTCCGCGCGCGGCGCTGCCATCACTCGCCGCCCTGCCTGCGGGCCGCCCGGCTGCAGAGGCGAGCAGCGGCCTGGTCGGTCGTCGGTCTTCCCGGCGGGGGTGAGCCACGTACCTGCCCGGTGTGGCGTGCCGACGCATGGAGCGGTGCCGCTCCGGATCGGTCCGTCGCTTCGGGGCAGGCGACAGCGGCCGGCCGGTGGGGACTGGTTTCGGCGTCAGCGTTTGCGTTCGGCTCGCAGGACGGTGTCGCGGGTGTGGCGCGTGCCCGGGGGAGCGGGCGCGGCGCGCGGGCGGACCTCGTCGACCCGGATGATCCAGTCGTCGTCCAGGAGCGCGGCGACGTCGGCGGGCTGGTAGTGGTCGCGCGCGCGGCGGTGGTGGTCCGGCGGCAGGTCGGCGAGGTCGTGGCTCACGAAGAGCAGCGTGCCGCCGGGGGCGACGGCGGCCAGCAGACCGCGCAGCGCGGTGTGGGACGGCCGGCGCGGAATCGGGAAGTACTGGATGTTCACCAGGTCGAACGCCCCGGCCGGCGGAGGCGCGGCGGTCAGGTCGCCGCGCGCCCACGCCACCCGCCCGGCGACGTCGGCGCCCGCGCGGGCGGCGCGCCGCAGCGCGGTCGGGGAGATGTCGACCGCGGTGACCATCCATCCGCGGCGGGCCAGCCAGAGCGCGTCGGCGCCTTCGCCGCAGCCGACGTCGAGCGCCTGGCCCGGCGGCATGCCGGTGATCTCGGCGACGAGGACCCCGTTGGGTTCGCCGCTGAACACCTGCTCGCGGCCGCGGTACATCTCGTCCCAGAACTGCGTGTCCATCGTCCTGCCTCGGTCGTCGGGCCGGTGGGCCGGAGACCGCCCGCGCGGGGTGCCCGCGCGGGCGGCGGCTCCGGTTTCACCGTGCTCCTGCTGTGACGGACTGACAAATTTCTTTGCGGATATCGCAACAAGCGTGCCCGGTGACGGTGCCGCCCCGCCCCCTCCCGGCCGGGTCGTGGGTGCTGGCCTGCGGCTAGCGCAGGTGGCGGGAGAAGAATCCGGCCGCGTCCTCCCCTGCGGACGGCGGGACGCCGGTGTGCCCGCCCATGTTGGCCAGCAGTGTCTTCTCCTTGGAGCCGAAGGCGTCGAACAGGTCGAGGGCGGCCTGCCGGTCGTTGCCCTCGTCGTCCCACTGCAGCAGGACGTGCAGGGGGATGGTGACCTGCCGGGCCTCGTCGAACATGGCGCGGGGCACGAAGCTCCCGGCGAAGAGGCCGGCGGCCACGATGCGGGGTTCGGCCACCGCGAGCCGGATGCCGATGGAGATCAGTCCACCGGAGTATCCGACCGGGCCGCCGATCTCGGGCAGCGCGAGGAGGGCGTCGAGGGCGGCCCGCCATTCGGGGACCGCTCTGTCGACCAGCGGGAGGATCAGGGCGTCGATGATCTCGCCGGTGACCGGCTCGCCGGCCGCCATGGCCCGCTGCAGGTCGGCGCGTGCCCGCTCGGCGGCGGGCAGGCGGGGCCGATCGCCGCTTCCGGGGAGCTCGATGGCGGCCGCGGCGAAGCCCTCCGCCGCACAGCGCCGGGCCCGGGCCGCCAGCCGGGGGTACATCCTGTTCAGTCCGAGCGGCGGGTGGCCGAGCAGGACCAGCGGGACCGGTGCGGACGCGGAGGGCGTCCACAGGATGCCGGGGATCTCGCCTAGGGCGAATGCGCGTTCGAGGACCCCGTCGCCGAGGCGCTGCTCAGAAGTGAAGTGCATGGTCGTGCCTTTCGGGAGTGCTCCTGAGCGGCGCTCCCGGGACGACCTAACGCCCCACCGTGACCCCGGAGGGGAGCACCCATGTCGATGCTGCGTTCACGGGTACCACCTCCTCGTTCTCTGGCACGGCCTCCGGAAGGCTAACGGCGGCCGCCAGGGCCGGCCAACGGGTTTTCGGGCGGTCGGGCCTACCTGCCGGCCGCCGCCCTGCCGCCGACCATCGGCTCGGTCATCGCCCTGTCGCGGGCCGGGCTCGCCGCTGCCGCGGGGACGCCCCCGGTGCCGTACTCGGCGCAGTGGTCGGCGACGCCGGGCTGCGGCCGGCAGGTGGCCCCGCGCGCCCGGGCACGGCGGCGCCGCGGCGCGGCCACCCGGCGGGGACGGCGGCGTCCGGCGCCCCGCCGGCGAGGACGACCTGCGGCACACGGGCGCCGACGGCCGGCGGCGAGCCGCGGCGAGCGTCCTTGGCCCGCACGGTTGAGCGGTTCCGTGCGCTGTCCGGTGAGGCATCGCCGCACGAACGGCCCACGCGGCGCGGGCCACCGCCCCGCGGCTGCTCGCCGCCGGGCCCGAGAGCGGCGCGGCCCGGCGGCCCGCGCTGCGCGGTTCGGCGGCCGCGTCCGGGGGACTGCGGGCTTGACCGGTTCACAGGTGTTCCTCGGTCATCGGCGGCGGGGCCCCCGGCGTCCCCGTCGCCGTGCGCGCCCGCGCGTTGATGCCGCCGTGTACGTGGCGGGTTGATCGGTGCGGGCGAGGCCGCCGCCGGGCGCATCTGGGGCGCGGTCGGGTGTGGCCATCTCCTTCGGGGTCGCCGGGCGTCCGGTCGGGTTCGGTCCGGCGGGACCGGGCGCGGGGTCTTGCGTCCGGGACGCGGGCGCGTTGTGCCCGCGTCCCGGACGGGGTCAGGCGCCGGTGTAGGCGGCGAGGTGCTCGCCGGTGAGGGTGGAGCGGGCGGCGATGAGGTCGGCGGGGGTGCCCTCGAAGACGACGCGGCCGCCGTCGTGGCCGGCGCCGGGGCCGAGGTCGATGATCCAGTCGGCGTGCGCCATGACCGCCTGGTGGTGCTCGATGACGATGACGGACTTGCCGGCGTCGACGAGGCGGTCCAGGAGGCCGAGCAGCTGCTCGACGTCGGCGAGGTGCAGGCCGGTGGTGGGCTCGTCCAGGACGTAGACGCCGCCCTTGTCGCCCATGTGGGTGGCCAGCTTGAGCCGCTGCCGCTCGCCGCCGGACAGGGTGGTCAGCGGCTGGCCGAGGGTGAGGTAGCCCAGGCCGACGTCGTCGAGCCGCGTCAGGATCTTGTGGGCGGCGGGGGTGCGGGCGTCGCCGGCGCCGAAGAACTCCTCGGCCTCGGACACCGGCATCTCCAGGACCTCGGCGATGTTGCGTCCGCCGAGGGTGTACTCCAGCACCGACGCCTGGAAGCGGCGGCCCTCGCACTCCTCGCAGGTGGTGGCGACGCCGGCCATCATCGCCAGGTCGGTGTAGATGACCCCGGCGCCGTTGCAGGTGGGGCAGGCGCCCTCGGAGTTGGCGCTGAACAGGCCGGGCTTGA
The sequence above is drawn from the Actinomadura hallensis genome and encodes:
- a CDS encoding class I SAM-dependent methyltransferase, with amino-acid sequence MDTQFWDEMYRGREQVFSGEPNGVLVAEITGMPPGQALDVGCGEGADALWLARRGWMVTAVDISPTALRRAARAGADVAGRVAWARGDLTAAPPPAGAFDLVNIQYFPIPRRPSHTALRGLLAAVAPGGTLLFVSHDLADLPPDHHRRARDHYQPADVAALLDDDWIIRVDEVRPRAAPAPPGTRHTRDTVLRAERKR
- a CDS encoding tyrosine-type recombinase/integrase — translated: MTTEQRPTTEDPAQDNAEAVTGAVTGAVTVPPARMRPPAARPVRDPATDPIEQAVALLPALPPDDPGDRYGLRALTAAWLRSQRSDATRRGYYRDLAAWLDYCARTGLDPRAARRADVDDWSASMTVSVRGRSRPPSAATRARRLAAVSSWYTYLQSNDVADRNPTLLVKRPSSAQIAASARKAPTLGAAETARLLDTAEGRAAELGTEAAWRDAAVIALLFCTALRVSAITGADLADLDTEAGYRVLRYAAKGKGPDGRDYVRLDGELCRVLDAYLAVRGARHPGGACPPGPLLVTTPHPHDRSKPGGKRLTQRDVTNILRRLAGLAGLPAASRLSPHSGRRTVITTLLGNDVPLAKVQDLAGHADPRTTRGYDDTNHKLASSPVTDLTRILARHRTERH
- a CDS encoding alpha/beta hydrolase, with the protein product MHFTSEQRLGDGVLERAFALGEIPGILWTPSASAPVPLVLLGHPPLGLNRMYPRLAARARRCAAEGFAAAAIELPGSGDRPRLPAAERARADLQRAMAAGEPVTGEIIDALILPLVDRAVPEWRAALDALLALPEIGGPVGYSGGLISIGIRLAVAEPRIVAAGLFAGSFVPRAMFDEARQVTIPLHVLLQWDDEGNDRQAALDLFDAFGSKEKTLLANMGGHTGVPPSAGEDAAGFFSRHLR